A single Lolium perenne isolate Kyuss_39 chromosome 6, Kyuss_2.0, whole genome shotgun sequence DNA region contains:
- the LOC139832292 gene encoding uncharacterized protein: protein MALPTIPEDVLAEIFLRLPTPCDVISASRVCVSFHRVVADRSFLRRFRKLHAPPLLGFLTEQRLEKLRQFHPTTLAANNIALAADFSFGFLPAGDWAVHDIRDGRVLLLGSSNTHGDGHFSDDIVACDPLHRRYLMLPPIPDDLVDNLVDDLAFTKRRRAYGAFLLPRAGSDDDEENTSFRVIWVEMCNSKMVAFVFSSSDEQWRAGPSRCCSDLFPGCLFMSVGKYFFSRLYYANGCFYWLMDWREELLVLDTQRMEFSSVDTPPGTQGFGWGDMAIVEEGEDTSAMFMHRYKAAFMF from the exons ATGGCTTTGCCAACGATCCCCGAAGACGTCCTGGCGGAGATCTTCCTGCGTCTCCCGACCCCATGCGACGTCATCAGCGCCTCCCGCGTCTGCGTCTCGTTCCACCGCGTCGTCGCCGATCGATCCTTCCTCCGGCGCTTCCGCAAGCTCCACGCGCCgcccctcctcggcttcctcaccGAACAACGGCTCGAAAAACTCCGGCAATTCCACCCCACCACGTTGGCAGCCAACAACATCGCCCTGGCCGCCGACTTCTCCTTCGGTTTCCTCCCAGCCGGCGACTGGGCCGTACACGACATCCGTGACGGCCGGGTCCTCCTCCTCGGCAGCAGCAACACCCACGGCGACGGGCACTTCTCCGATGATATTGTGGCATGCGACCCCTTGCACCGGAGGTACCTCATGCTTCCTCCAATCCCCGACGACCTAGTTGATAATTTGGTGGACGACCTAGCCTTTACAAAGCGGAGGCGTGCCTACGGGGCCTTCCTCTTGCCGCGGGCCGGcagcgatgatgacgaggagAACACATCCTTTAGAGTTATCTGGGTGGAAATGTGCAACTCTAAGATGGTGGCCTTTGTCTTCTCTTCCAGCGACGAACAATGGCGAGCCGGCCCATCCCGGTGTTGTAGCGATCTATTTCCTGGTTGCTTGTTCATGTCTGTCGGGAAGTACTTCTTCTCCCGCCTCTACTACGCTAACGGTTGCTTCTACTGGCTGATGGATTGGAGAGAAGAGCTTCTTGTGCTTGACACCCAGAGGATGGAGTTCTCTAGCGTTGACACCCCGCCTGGAACCCAAGGGTTTGGTTGGGGAGATATGGCCATCGTGGAGGAAGGGGAAGACACGTCTGCAATGTTTATGC ATAGATACAAGGCTGCATTTATGTTCTGA